Proteins encoded within one genomic window of uncultured Sphingopyxis sp.:
- a CDS encoding GH92 family glycosyl hydrolase codes for MKRLTVAAALLALLPIQSFAGQPAPDPLAFVDPMIGTGPEGHTFPGATAPFGMVQLSPDTDATCQIRDCYDHAAGYSYHDPTIQGFSHTHFSGAGHSDLGDILVMPQVGEVKLDPGDPAKPGSGYRQRFDHATEKASPGYYAVTLADSGIRAELTAGTRVGVHRYSFPAGKDAHLLLDLRSSLYDYPGKILWSGLHLRSDGTLTGFRETRGWAPGRKLYFAMRFSAPLKGHAFLDRDEKIPYKGFQAPGRGTDALAEKLGKALEARLDFGALSGPLEVRVALSGVDEAGAVANLDAESAGFDTVRARTEGEWRKALGALQIEAPAPMRTNLYTALYHSLLAPSVWSDADGRYRGPDDAVHAAKDFTFRSTFSLWDTFRAQHPLLTLVARDQTNSDIVKSLVASRKHSPHGILPVWQFHGRETWTMIGYHAVPVIADAYLKGVGDFDANEALDAMVASAEYAPYGGLGDYMKLGYVAIDREPEAASKTVEYAYDDWTIARMAEKMGRKDIADRFYKRAGYWRNSFDAKTGWLRARKADGSFRTPFDPTAINYGSDYTEGNAWQYSWFVPQDQAALFRILGGDAKTIAKLDAMFDYDISKLDYSHAEDIAGLIGQYIHGNEPSHHVAYLYAYAGAPWRTQERLKQIVDSQYKPTPDGLSGNDDLGQMSAWLVFTSLGFYPVAPGSNQYVIGRPFVDRAVLNLPGGKRFTVETVGLSDANPYVGKVELNGKPLARSWISDAEIRGGGTLRFTMQAKPNAEWGKAAAARPYSLSTARRAP; via the coding sequence ATGAAACGCCTGACCGTCGCTGCCGCGCTGCTCGCCCTCCTGCCGATCCAGTCCTTCGCCGGGCAACCGGCGCCCGATCCGCTGGCCTTCGTCGACCCGATGATCGGCACCGGCCCCGAAGGCCACACCTTCCCCGGCGCGACCGCGCCCTTCGGCATGGTCCAGCTGTCGCCCGACACCGACGCGACGTGCCAGATCCGCGACTGCTACGATCATGCCGCGGGTTACAGCTACCACGACCCGACGATTCAGGGGTTCAGCCACACCCATTTTTCGGGCGCCGGCCACTCCGACCTCGGCGACATCCTCGTCATGCCGCAGGTGGGAGAGGTCAAGCTCGATCCGGGCGATCCCGCCAAGCCCGGTTCGGGCTATCGCCAGCGTTTCGATCATGCGACCGAAAAGGCCAGCCCCGGCTATTATGCCGTCACCTTGGCCGACAGCGGCATCCGCGCCGAACTGACCGCCGGCACGCGCGTCGGCGTCCATCGCTACAGCTTCCCGGCGGGCAAGGATGCGCATCTGCTCCTCGACCTCCGCTCGTCGCTCTATGATTATCCGGGCAAGATCCTCTGGTCGGGGCTGCATCTGCGTTCCGACGGCACGCTGACCGGCTTCCGCGAAACGCGCGGCTGGGCGCCGGGTCGCAAGCTCTATTTCGCGATGCGCTTCTCGGCGCCGCTCAAGGGTCATGCCTTTCTCGATCGCGACGAGAAGATTCCTTACAAGGGCTTCCAGGCACCCGGCCGCGGCACCGACGCGCTCGCCGAAAAGCTCGGCAAGGCGCTCGAAGCGCGGCTCGATTTTGGCGCACTTTCCGGTCCGCTCGAGGTGCGCGTCGCGCTCTCGGGCGTCGACGAGGCGGGTGCGGTCGCCAATCTCGACGCGGAAAGCGCCGGCTTCGACACCGTCCGTGCGCGCACGGAAGGCGAATGGCGCAAGGCCCTGGGCGCGCTTCAGATCGAAGCGCCCGCGCCGATGCGCACCAACCTCTACACCGCGCTCTACCACAGCCTGCTTGCGCCGAGCGTGTGGAGCGACGCCGACGGGCGCTATCGCGGTCCCGACGATGCGGTCCATGCCGCCAAGGACTTCACCTTCCGCTCGACCTTCTCGCTCTGGGACACCTTCCGCGCGCAGCATCCGCTGCTGACGCTCGTCGCGCGCGATCAAACCAACAGCGACATCGTCAAATCGCTCGTTGCGAGCCGCAAGCATAGCCCGCACGGCATCCTTCCCGTGTGGCAATTCCACGGCCGCGAGACCTGGACGATGATCGGCTATCACGCGGTCCCGGTGATCGCCGACGCCTATCTGAAGGGCGTGGGCGATTTCGACGCCAATGAAGCTTTGGACGCGATGGTCGCGAGCGCCGAATATGCCCCCTATGGCGGGCTCGGCGACTATATGAAGCTCGGCTATGTCGCGATCGACCGCGAGCCCGAGGCGGCGTCGAAGACGGTCGAATATGCCTATGACGACTGGACCATCGCCCGCATGGCCGAGAAGATGGGCCGCAAGGACATCGCCGACCGCTTCTACAAGCGCGCCGGCTATTGGCGGAACAGCTTCGATGCGAAGACCGGCTGGCTGCGCGCGCGCAAGGCCGACGGCAGCTTCCGCACCCCCTTCGATCCGACCGCGATCAACTATGGCTCCGACTATACCGAGGGCAATGCGTGGCAATATTCGTGGTTCGTCCCGCAGGACCAGGCCGCGCTCTTCCGCATCCTCGGCGGCGATGCCAAGACGATCGCCAAGCTCGACGCGATGTTCGATTATGACATTTCGAAGCTCGATTACAGCCATGCCGAGGATATTGCGGGCCTCATCGGCCAATATATCCACGGCAACGAGCCGAGCCACCACGTCGCCTATCTCTATGCCTATGCCGGCGCGCCGTGGCGGACGCAGGAGCGGTTGAAGCAGATCGTCGACAGCCAGTATAAGCCCACTCCCGATGGTCTGTCGGGCAACGACGATCTGGGCCAGATGTCGGCGTGGCTGGTCTTTACCTCACTGGGTTTCTATCCGGTTGCGCCGGGGTCGAACCAATATGTGATCGGCCGCCCCTTCGTCGATCGCGCGGTGCTGAACCTGCCCGGCGGCAAGCGTTTCACGGTCGAGACGGTGGGCCTGTCCGACGCCAACCCCTATGTCGGCAAGGTCGAGCTCAACGGCAAGCCGCTCGCGCGCAGCTGGATTTCGGACGCCGAAATCCGGGGCGGCGGCACGCTCCGCTTCACCATGCAGGCGAAGCCCAATGCCGAGTGGGGCAAGGCGGCGGCCGCGCGTCCCTATTCGCTCTCGACCGCCCGCCGCGCGCCGTGA
- a CDS encoding ROK family protein: MFAGVELGGTKCICTLAAGPGDIRDQRTIATTVPSETLPAIMAVLDGWARSPGFCGIGVASFGPIRVDPAKADYGRVGATNKPDWEGADLLGPLRDAFPVPIGFDTDVNGAALAEIRWGSGRGLDDFAYVTVGTGVGVGLVVHGKPTRGFSHSEIGHILVPRLAGDDMVSVCRFHDDCVEGLASGTALKARLDGRVLADVAPDDPVWDPIVHILASMVHSLACTTGPMRVAMGGGVLAGQPQLLPRINARLEASLAGYMQIPGDGRYVVAPELGTMAGPLGAIALAMDAA; encoded by the coding sequence CTGTTCGCCGGCGTCGAACTGGGCGGCACCAAATGTATCTGCACGCTCGCCGCGGGTCCGGGCGACATCCGCGACCAGCGCACGATCGCGACGACCGTGCCTTCGGAAACGCTGCCCGCGATCATGGCCGTGCTCGATGGCTGGGCACGCTCGCCCGGTTTCTGCGGTATCGGCGTCGCGTCCTTCGGTCCGATCCGGGTCGATCCCGCCAAGGCCGATTATGGCCGGGTCGGCGCGACGAACAAGCCCGATTGGGAAGGCGCCGACCTGCTCGGCCCGCTGCGCGACGCCTTTCCCGTCCCGATCGGGTTCGACACCGACGTCAACGGCGCGGCGCTGGCGGAGATCCGCTGGGGCAGCGGGCGCGGCCTCGACGACTTCGCCTATGTCACCGTCGGAACCGGCGTCGGCGTCGGACTGGTCGTCCATGGCAAGCCGACGCGCGGCTTCAGCCACAGCGAGATCGGCCATATCCTCGTGCCGCGCCTTGCCGGCGACGATATGGTCAGCGTCTGCCGCTTCCACGACGATTGCGTCGAGGGACTCGCCTCGGGCACCGCGCTGAAGGCGCGGCTGGACGGCCGAGTGCTGGCGGACGTGGCGCCCGACGATCCCGTCTGGGACCCGATCGTGCATATATTGGCATCGATGGTCCACTCGCTCGCCTGCACGACCGGGCCGATGCGCGTCGCGATGGGCGGCGGCGTGCTCGCGGGCCAGCCGCAGCTGCTTCCGCGGATCAACGCGCGGCTCGAGGCGAGCCTCGCGGGCTATATGCAGATTCCGGGGGACGGCCGCTATGTCGTGGCCCCCGAACTCGGGACAATGGCGGGACCGCTCGGCGCCATCGCGCTCGCGATGGATGCGGCCTAG
- a CDS encoding GH92 family glycosyl hydrolase — protein MITASRRQLLANTGLLALGGAIPAGCSRVAGEALAVGKPNLFIGTGGHGHTFPGASLPFGMAQLSPDTNTHGWDACSGYHQKDGSIMGFSHTHLSGTGIGDMLDVLVVPTRRELKLEPGTIEKPGEGFRQRYSDEHAEPGYYRVKLETGVLAELTVTERCGLHRYRFGQGPGHILIDFAHAIEDDWDKGIVVENASLDLGEDGMLTGSRQVNRWAKGRHIHFAMRMSRRPDRVQFFGEDGKPAPDGAKSIKGNKLKVAFFFDDAGGPPIMIKTGLSAVDVKGARDALEQEAPAWDFDGAVKAARATWTKALGGVRVSGGTEAQRVIMASALYHAQLAPTLFTDRDGRYVGLDRQVHQAAKGEEAFSTYSLWDTYRALHPLLTLIDPERAGLLTRDICRQTAQSPAGPLVWPLQGVETACMIGWHGVSVLAEAHAKGIEADYAAAWPNIRRRAFDRDYKDIDSTLGRGFYYDLGYIPCDEVWESVSRTQEYAYDDWAMARLADAVGAKEDAAALRKRAQNYRGVIDPETRFARPRFKDGSWWQDYDPVQIGHNVKKWRDYTEANGWQATFLNQHDIYGLIDHFGGDAAFEKQLDALFNAPSTLPDNAPPDISGLVGQYAHGNEPNHHVAYMYAYCGAPAKAQAMVRRLLAEMYKNDPDGVIGNDDCGQMSAWFILSALGFYPVDPVSAVYVFGSPLFDVAEVTVGAGKTLTVRAEGNGPDRPYVQSVTWNDKPWSKNWIAHSDLIGGGELVFEMGAKPSAFGTAKADRPPSFGSTPA, from the coding sequence ATGATCACCGCCAGCCGCCGCCAGCTTCTCGCGAACACGGGGCTCCTCGCGCTCGGCGGCGCGATCCCCGCCGGCTGTTCGCGCGTCGCGGGCGAGGCGCTCGCTGTCGGCAAGCCCAACCTCTTCATCGGGACCGGCGGGCACGGGCACACCTTCCCCGGCGCATCGCTGCCGTTCGGGATGGCGCAGCTCAGCCCCGATACGAACACGCATGGCTGGGATGCCTGCTCGGGCTATCACCAGAAAGACGGCTCGATCATGGGGTTCAGCCACACGCACCTGTCGGGCACCGGCATCGGCGACATGCTCGACGTCCTCGTCGTGCCGACGCGGCGCGAACTGAAGCTCGAACCCGGGACGATCGAAAAGCCTGGTGAGGGCTTTCGCCAGCGTTATTCGGACGAACATGCCGAGCCCGGCTATTACCGCGTGAAGCTGGAGACCGGCGTGCTCGCCGAACTCACCGTCACCGAACGCTGCGGGCTGCACCGCTATCGCTTCGGCCAGGGGCCGGGCCATATCCTGATCGATTTCGCGCATGCGATCGAGGATGATTGGGACAAGGGCATCGTCGTCGAAAACGCCTCGCTCGATCTGGGCGAGGATGGCATGCTCACCGGCAGCCGGCAGGTCAATCGCTGGGCCAAGGGCCGCCACATCCATTTCGCGATGCGGATGTCGCGGAGGCCCGACCGCGTCCAGTTCTTCGGCGAGGACGGCAAGCCCGCCCCTGACGGGGCGAAGTCGATCAAGGGCAACAAGCTCAAGGTCGCCTTCTTCTTCGACGATGCCGGCGGCCCGCCGATCATGATCAAGACCGGCCTCTCGGCGGTCGACGTCAAGGGCGCGCGCGATGCGTTGGAACAGGAGGCGCCCGCCTGGGATTTCGATGGCGCGGTGAAGGCGGCGCGCGCGACATGGACGAAGGCGCTCGGCGGCGTCCGCGTGTCGGGCGGCACCGAGGCGCAGCGCGTCATCATGGCGAGCGCGCTCTATCATGCGCAGCTCGCGCCGACGCTCTTCACCGACCGCGACGGCCGCTATGTCGGGCTCGACCGGCAGGTGCATCAGGCTGCGAAGGGCGAGGAGGCGTTCAGCACCTATTCGCTGTGGGACACCTATCGCGCGCTCCATCCGCTCTTGACGCTGATCGACCCCGAGCGCGCCGGGCTCCTGACCCGCGACATCTGCCGTCAGACGGCGCAGAGCCCTGCGGGCCCGCTCGTCTGGCCGCTGCAGGGGGTCGAGACCGCGTGCATGATCGGCTGGCACGGCGTGTCGGTGCTCGCCGAGGCGCATGCCAAGGGGATCGAGGCCGACTATGCCGCCGCCTGGCCCAATATCCGCCGCCGCGCTTTCGACCGCGATTACAAGGATATCGACAGTACCTTGGGGCGCGGCTTCTATTACGATCTCGGCTACATCCCGTGCGACGAGGTGTGGGAATCGGTCAGCCGGACGCAGGAATATGCCTATGACGACTGGGCGATGGCGCGTCTCGCCGACGCGGTCGGTGCCAAGGAAGACGCGGCGGCCTTGCGCAAGCGCGCGCAGAATTACCGCGGCGTCATCGACCCCGAAACCCGCTTCGCGCGCCCGCGCTTCAAGGACGGAAGCTGGTGGCAGGATTATGATCCGGTCCAGATCGGCCACAATGTCAAGAAATGGCGCGATTATACCGAGGCGAACGGCTGGCAGGCGACCTTCCTCAACCAGCATGACATCTATGGCCTGATCGATCATTTCGGCGGCGACGCGGCGTTCGAGAAACAGCTCGACGCGCTGTTCAACGCGCCCTCGACCCTGCCCGACAATGCGCCGCCCGACATTTCGGGGCTCGTCGGCCAATATGCGCACGGCAACGAGCCGAACCACCATGTCGCCTATATGTACGCCTATTGCGGCGCGCCCGCGAAGGCGCAGGCGATGGTGCGCCGCCTGCTCGCCGAAATGTACAAGAACGACCCCGACGGCGTGATCGGCAACGACGATTGCGGCCAGATGAGCGCGTGGTTCATCCTCTCGGCACTCGGCTTCTACCCCGTCGATCCGGTGAGCGCGGTCTATGTCTTCGGCTCGCCCCTGTTCGACGTCGCCGAGGTCACGGTAGGCGCGGGCAAGACGCTGACCGTCCGCGCCGAGGGCAATGGCCCCGATCGCCCCTATGTGCAGTCGGTCACTTGGAACGACAAGCCGTGGAGCAAGAACTGGATCGCGCATTCCGACCTGATCGGCGGCGGCGAACTCGTCTTCGAAATGGGCGCCAAGCCCTCGGCGTTCGGGACCGCGAAAGCCGACCGCCCGCCGTCCTTCGGCTCCACTCCGGCGTGA
- a CDS encoding glycoside hydrolase family 125 protein, whose translation MTPNRREIMAGAGVLALAAAMPAAARAAAAGSFASKRPAPGERAFTSPAIEAEISRVKAKIADPELAWLFENCYPNTLDTTVQTGTLDGRPDTFVITGDIEAMWLRDSSAQVQPYIHLVAKDAKLKRLFQGLIQRQARCILIDPYANAFDKDPTAPSKLEWSQTDKTEMKPGVAERKWEIDSLCYAMRLSHEYWTRTKDKAPFDDTWSRAMKLAVATFREQQRKDGPGPYKFQRPALQPSDSLMLGGYGRPTKKIGLIHSMFRPSDDACLYPFLIPSNLFAVSVLRKIAAVHREARGDNAAATDAETLAAEVEAALKAHALIDDGKGGQVWAYEIDGFGNYVFMDDANVPSLSGLPLIDVVDKKDPLFRRTAELAWSERNPYFFKGTAAEGIGGPHIGLDMIWPMSIITRAMNADDDATILQCLRWLKATHGGTGFMHESFHKDDPKNFTRSWFAWANALFGQLIVEVADKRPALLARPL comes from the coding sequence ATGACCCCCAATCGCCGCGAGATCATGGCCGGCGCTGGCGTATTGGCGCTCGCCGCCGCGATGCCCGCCGCCGCGCGCGCCGCAGCCGCCGGCAGCTTCGCCAGCAAGCGTCCCGCGCCCGGCGAGCGCGCCTTCACCAGCCCGGCGATCGAGGCCGAGATTTCGCGCGTGAAGGCGAAGATCGCCGACCCCGAACTCGCCTGGCTGTTCGAAAATTGCTATCCGAACACGCTCGACACGACGGTGCAGACGGGCACGCTCGACGGCCGCCCCGACACCTTCGTCATCACCGGCGATATCGAGGCGATGTGGCTGCGCGACAGCTCGGCGCAGGTGCAGCCCTATATCCATCTCGTCGCCAAGGACGCGAAGCTCAAGCGGCTGTTCCAAGGGCTGATCCAGCGGCAGGCGCGCTGTATCCTGATCGACCCCTATGCCAATGCCTTCGACAAGGATCCGACCGCGCCGTCGAAGCTCGAATGGTCGCAGACCGACAAGACCGAGATGAAGCCCGGCGTCGCAGAGCGCAAATGGGAAATCGACTCGCTCTGCTACGCGATGCGCCTGTCCCACGAATATTGGACGCGCACGAAGGACAAGGCGCCGTTCGACGACACTTGGTCGCGCGCGATGAAGCTCGCGGTGGCGACCTTCCGCGAACAGCAGCGCAAGGACGGCCCTGGACCGTATAAATTCCAGCGCCCCGCGCTCCAGCCCTCGGACAGTCTGATGCTCGGCGGCTATGGCCGGCCGACGAAGAAAATCGGGCTGATCCACTCGATGTTCCGCCCGTCGGACGATGCGTGCCTCTATCCCTTCCTGATCCCGTCGAACCTGTTCGCGGTTTCGGTGCTGCGCAAGATCGCCGCCGTCCACCGCGAAGCGCGCGGCGACAATGCGGCGGCGACCGACGCCGAGACGCTCGCCGCCGAAGTCGAAGCGGCGCTGAAAGCGCATGCGCTGATCGACGACGGCAAGGGCGGTCAGGTCTGGGCCTATGAGATCGACGGCTTCGGCAACTATGTCTTCATGGACGACGCCAATGTGCCGAGCCTGTCGGGCTTGCCGCTGATCGACGTCGTCGACAAGAAGGACCCGCTTTTCCGTCGCACCGCCGAACTCGCCTGGTCCGAACGCAACCCCTATTTCTTCAAGGGCACGGCGGCGGAGGGCATCGGCGGGCCCCACATCGGCCTCGACATGATCTGGCCGATGTCGATCATCACCCGCGCGATGAACGCCGACGACGATGCGACGATCCTCCAGTGCTTGCGCTGGCTCAAGGCGACGCACGGCGGCACCGGCTTCATGCACGAAAGCTTCCACAAGGATGATCCCAAGAATTTCACGCGCAGTTGGTTCGCCTGGGCGAACGCGCTGTTCGGCCAACTGATCGTCGAGGTCGCCGACAAGCGCCCCGCGCTGCTGGCGCGGCCGCTGTGA
- a CDS encoding GH92 family glycosyl hydrolase, with amino-acid sequence MLAATASALLLTSVGTRAALAQSAANQTALVDYVNPLMGTDSSYRLSYGNTYPAVAVPFGMNSWTPVTGEPSSGWGYTYDGEKISGIKQTHQPSPWMNDYAAFALMAETGPVKVKQQERGSWFSHKAEVARPYSYKVYLADYDVTAEVAPTERAAQFRFTFPESDDAHILLDGLAGGSMVKVDVKNRRITGYVRNNHGGVPDNFHNYFVAEFDRDFALARTWAGENAPTNELAREADHVGAVLSFKTKKGDKVHVRVASSFISPEQALRNLRTEIGNDSFDATKAKAKAAWEKELSRIRVTDPDAEKIRTFYSALYRMLQFPRTFYEKDANGKIVHYSPYDGKVHDGYMFTDNGFWDTWRAVFPFFALMYPERDSQFMQGLVNTYKQGGWLPEWASPGYRNVMIGSNSANLIADAYFNGVRGFDVETLYEAMIKNATTSEGRPKDKAGKVIAAVGREGAEYYNRLGYVPYDVGINENAARTLEYATADFSIAQLAKLLGKDADAKKYTERALNYRKLYDKESGWIRGRNQDGSWSTPFNPYKWGDAFTEGNALHYSWAVMQDVHGLMELMGGREKFVERLDAIFTTPPIFDESYYGQVIHEIREMQIVDMGQYAHGNQPIQHMPYLYNWAGAPWKTQHHVRDIMAKLYSSAPDGYPGDEDNGQTSAWYVFSALGFYPVASATGEYAIGSPLFQQAELTLPNGKTLTINAKNNSDANVYLQSVALGGKPHAKTYFTHRALSQGGTVDFVMGAQPNKQWGSAPADAPFSISAPSK; translated from the coding sequence ATGCTGGCCGCCACCGCGAGCGCGCTGCTGCTCACCAGCGTCGGCACCCGCGCGGCGCTCGCCCAATCGGCCGCGAACCAGACCGCGCTCGTCGATTACGTCAACCCGCTGATGGGCACCGATTCGAGCTATCGCCTGTCCTACGGCAACACCTATCCCGCGGTCGCGGTGCCCTTCGGTATGAACAGCTGGACCCCCGTGACCGGCGAGCCCAGCAGCGGCTGGGGCTATACCTATGACGGCGAAAAGATCAGCGGCATCAAGCAGACGCACCAGCCGAGCCCGTGGATGAACGACTATGCCGCCTTCGCGCTGATGGCGGAAACCGGCCCGGTGAAGGTCAAGCAGCAGGAACGCGGCAGCTGGTTCAGCCACAAGGCCGAGGTCGCGCGCCCCTATTCGTACAAGGTCTATCTCGCCGACTATGACGTGACCGCAGAGGTCGCCCCGACCGAACGTGCGGCGCAATTCCGCTTCACCTTCCCCGAAAGCGACGATGCGCATATCCTGCTCGACGGGCTCGCAGGCGGCTCGATGGTCAAGGTCGACGTCAAGAACCGCCGCATCACCGGCTATGTCCGCAACAATCACGGCGGCGTGCCCGACAATTTCCACAATTATTTCGTCGCCGAATTCGACCGCGACTTCGCGCTTGCACGCACCTGGGCGGGCGAAAATGCCCCGACGAACGAACTCGCCCGCGAAGCCGACCATGTCGGCGCGGTGCTCAGCTTCAAGACGAAGAAGGGCGACAAGGTCCACGTCCGCGTCGCCTCCTCCTTCATCAGCCCCGAACAGGCGCTCCGCAACCTGCGCACCGAAATCGGCAACGACAGCTTCGACGCGACAAAGGCGAAGGCGAAGGCGGCGTGGGAGAAGGAACTGTCGCGCATCCGCGTAACCGATCCCGACGCCGAAAAGATCCGCACCTTCTATTCGGCGCTCTACCGGATGCTGCAATTCCCGCGCACCTTCTACGAAAAGGACGCGAACGGGAAGATCGTCCACTACAGCCCGTATGACGGCAAGGTGCACGACGGCTACATGTTCACCGACAACGGTTTCTGGGACACGTGGCGCGCGGTCTTCCCCTTCTTCGCGCTGATGTATCCCGAACGCGACAGCCAGTTCATGCAGGGGCTGGTCAACACCTACAAGCAGGGCGGCTGGCTGCCCGAATGGGCGAGCCCCGGCTATCGCAACGTGATGATCGGGTCGAACTCGGCGAATTTGATCGCCGACGCCTATTTTAACGGCGTGCGCGGTTTCGACGTCGAGACGCTTTACGAAGCGATGATCAAGAATGCGACGACGAGCGAGGGGCGCCCGAAGGACAAGGCGGGCAAGGTCATCGCCGCGGTCGGCCGCGAAGGCGCCGAATATTACAACCGCTTGGGCTATGTTCCCTATGATGTCGGCATCAACGAAAATGCCGCGCGCACGCTCGAATATGCGACCGCCGATTTCTCGATCGCGCAGCTCGCGAAGCTGCTCGGCAAGGATGCCGATGCGAAGAAATATACCGAACGCGCGCTCAACTATCGCAAGCTCTACGACAAGGAGAGCGGCTGGATCCGCGGCCGCAACCAGGACGGATCGTGGTCGACCCCCTTCAATCCCTACAAGTGGGGCGACGCCTTCACCGAAGGGAACGCACTTCACTATAGCTGGGCCGTGATGCAGGACGTTCACGGACTCATGGAGCTGATGGGCGGACGCGAGAAATTCGTCGAACGGCTCGACGCGATCTTCACCACCCCGCCGATCTTCGACGAAAGCTATTACGGACAGGTGATCCACGAGATTCGCGAGATGCAGATCGTCGACATGGGGCAGTACGCCCATGGCAACCAGCCGATCCAGCACATGCCCTATCTCTACAACTGGGCGGGTGCGCCGTGGAAGACGCAGCATCATGTGCGCGACATCATGGCGAAGCTCTATTCGTCGGCGCCCGACGGCTATCCGGGCGACGAGGATAATGGTCAGACCTCGGCCTGGTATGTCTTCTCGGCCCTGGGCTTCTATCCGGTCGCCTCGGCGACGGGCGAATATGCGATCGGCAGCCCGCTGTTCCAGCAGGCGGAGCTGACGCTGCCCAATGGCAAGACGCTGACGATCAACGCGAAGAACAACAGCGACGCGAACGTCTATCTCCAGTCGGTGGCGCTCGGCGGGAAGCCGCATGCGAAGACCTATTTCACTCACCGCGCGCTGTCGCAGGGCGGCACGGTCGACTTCGTGATGGGTGCGCAGCCCAACAAGCAATGGGGCAGTGCCCCCGCCGATGCGCCCTTCTCGATCAGTGCGCCGTCCAAATGA
- a CDS encoding glycoside hydrolase family 43 protein, translated as MRVGLKSLLLGMALMTGGPAAAENPIVPGWYADPEIRVFGDRYWIYPTYSDHGETPDVSKHFSEQQKKLREQKTVRPSYHFQTFFNVFSSPDLVHWTKHDHALDVENVAWAAYAVWAPSAIEKDGKYYLFFGANDIQSDDQLGGIGVAVSNNPAGPFKDAIGKPLIGAFHNGAQPIDQFVFRDDDGQHYLYYGGWKHCNVVRLGDDLTSIEPFADGTTFKEITPPGYVEGSFMVKRKGVYYLMWSEGGWTGPDYSVAYAMGPSPTGPFKPMGKILSQDFRIARGAGHHSVVNVPGTDDWYIAYHRRPLDEDAGERRQLAIDRMIFNADGTIAPVKMTNEGVAARPLPARTANRGETK; from the coding sequence GTGCGTGTCGGGTTGAAATCGCTGCTGCTGGGCATGGCGCTGATGACGGGCGGCCCGGCTGCGGCCGAGAATCCGATCGTCCCCGGCTGGTATGCCGACCCCGAGATCCGCGTCTTCGGCGATCGTTACTGGATCTATCCGACCTATTCGGATCATGGCGAGACGCCCGACGTCTCGAAACATTTCAGCGAACAGCAGAAAAAGCTGCGCGAACAGAAGACGGTCCGGCCATCCTATCATTTCCAGACCTTCTTCAACGTCTTTTCATCGCCCGACCTCGTCCATTGGACGAAGCATGACCATGCGCTCGACGTCGAGAATGTGGCGTGGGCCGCCTACGCCGTGTGGGCGCCGTCGGCGATCGAGAAGGACGGCAAATATTATCTCTTCTTCGGCGCGAACGACATCCAGTCGGACGACCAGCTCGGCGGCATCGGCGTCGCGGTCAGCAACAATCCCGCGGGGCCGTTCAAGGATGCGATCGGCAAGCCGCTGATCGGCGCCTTCCACAATGGCGCGCAGCCGATCGACCAGTTCGTCTTTCGCGACGACGACGGGCAGCATTATCTCTATTATGGCGGCTGGAAGCATTGCAACGTCGTCCGGCTGGGCGACGACCTGACCTCGATTGAGCCCTTTGCCGACGGCACGACCTTCAAGGAAATCACGCCCCCCGGCTATGTCGAGGGCTCGTTCATGGTGAAACGGAAGGGCGTCTATTATCTGATGTGGTCGGAGGGCGGCTGGACCGGCCCCGACTATTCGGTCGCCTATGCGATGGGGCCGTCGCCGACCGGACCGTTCAAGCCGATGGGCAAGATTCTCAGCCAGGACTTCAGGATCGCGCGCGGTGCGGGGCATCATTCGGTGGTCAATGTGCCCGGCACCGACGACTGGTATATCGCCTATCACCGGCGTCCGCTGGACGAGGACGCCGGCGAGCGCCGTCAGCTCGCGATCGACCGCATGATCTTCAACGCCGACGGCACGATCGCGCCGGTGAAAATGACGAACGAGGGCGTCGCAGCGCGCCCGCTGCCGGCCCGAACGGCGAACAGGGGAGAGACGAAGTGA